The genomic stretch TGCTTGGTGAGTGCCGCGAACTCGGTGTCGATCACCACCAGCATGCGCTGCCAACGACCCAGAAGCGTCGCGAGAAAATCGGGCACCTCCTCGCGCACCTGCGCGAACTTCTTCTCGCGCCACCATTCTTCCGGCAGATCATGGCCGTAGTAACGTGCCGTGCTCAAACCTTGCGCGGCCAAGCGCTTGCGCTCCGCGAGCAGTTGCGCGCGCTGTCGGGTGTCGCTGCGCGTGCGCTCCTCGGACTCGGACGGCACCCGGATCGCCGCCAGCGCCTCGGTGTTGCCCGCGAGATAGCGATCCAGGCAGCAGACCAGCGCGAGCGCGTCGCGCCGATCAGTCTTCACCTTCTTGCCGTACTCGTCCCAGTTGCGCGGGCGCACCACCAGATTGCATACACCCAGCGCGGTCAGGCGCCGGTGCAGCACGAAGCCGAACGGCCCCGCTTCGTAGCAACAATGCACCTGATCCGAAAGCCGGGTCTGCTTCTTCGCCCACGACAAGAACTGCTCGGGCGCGAAACGCTGCGGCGGCTGCGGCGCACTCCCGTCGATCTGGCGCACCACCACGTATTGTCGCCAATGCACATCGACACCTAGTTTGATCACGCGGTGCGGTCTCGGGCCTTGCGGGGCGGCTTCGGTTGCGGTCTCTTCACGCCTGTTAGTTGTCATCTCGGTGGTCAGGTTGGACGTCTGCGTCCGCCTGGCCACCCCATGTCAACTTTTGGCGGCCCCGGCACCGACCCGAGACGGCGATCGAGATCGGTGTGGCTTCCGGCTACTCCAGCGCCGTTCTCCTTCAAGCCCTGCGCGAGCTCGATCCGCCGTCCGAAACCGTGACGCGGCGTCTCGTCTCTTTCGACGTGCAGCCGAATTGCTACTTCGATCGGACGCGCAAGGTCGGAGCCGCCGTGGCCGAGTTGGTCCCGGCCCTCGCGCCCATGTGGCAGCTCACGATCGGACGCGGTGCGATCGATGTCCCGCGCGTCCTCGGATCGAGGCTCGCCCACTTCGCCTTCATCGACGGGAGTCACGATCATCCCTGGCCGGCCCTCGACATGCTCGCGATTCTGCCGGTGCTCGAGCCCGGATCGTGGGTGGCGCTGCACGACATCATCCCGCGCCGCCGCGACACGGGTCCCGGTTTCGCCGTGGGTCGCGGACCGCTTTGGTTGTTCGACGGCTGGCAGGGGGCCAAGGAACTCTCGGGCCTTTCGGCTGCGATCCGGATTCCCGAGGATCGCGTAACAGCCGTGACCTGGCTGCTCTCCATTCTCGTCCGGCCATGGGAGGCGGCGCCGACGGGTGTGCTGTCCGGCGCGCTCGACGAACTCGGACGTGTTTACGCCACCGATCTCTCGATCGGTCGCCCCGAGACCGACGACGAGAAGGACTCGTGGATCGTGACCTCCGCAAAGGCCGTCGCCGCGACCGGCCGACCGGTGATCCTGTGGGGAACCGGCGAGACCACCCGACGCGTGATCGGTTCGGAACGCGCGCGCGACGTCGCGTGGACGGCTGCGGTCGTCCCGGAGTCCACCGCACAGGACGAGACGATCGACGGCGTGAGCGTGTTCTCGTCGCCCGAACTCGCGCGTCGCATCGTCGGTGGAGAACGCCCATTCCTCGTGCTCACTCACCGTCCCGACACCGACGACCTCGCCCGCCTCCGTGCCTTGGGCTTGCGTATCCGTTTCGACTACATCGTCCCGTAATACGCGAACGGCGAACACCTCGGGCCTCGACTGCGCTCGACTCTGCACGGAAGCACGGAGCGTCTGGTGGAAATCGGCACCGCATTTCGAATGCCGCCGAACGGAACCGGAAACGTGGCTGTCAAGAGTCAAGACGTGACGTCTTTTGCCGTCCCTGACGTCTTTTGCCGTCCCGACGTCTTTTGCACGTCCTTCTGTCGACCGACGTCTTCTGTCGACCCCGGTTACTGTTCTATCATGGCGTGAATCGATACGATTTTCCAGCGCCCGTCGCCGAGATTTGCGGGAACCGGATTGCCGTCCTCATCCTCGCGGAGTAGCCGAAACAGCCATCGTTTCACTTCAGAGCCGGACTCGTTTTCGGCGGTCTCAACAATGATCTCCGCAACTGCGGGGGCTTCGTCGACGATACGTGTCAAAGAATACTTTACGACATCCGTGTCCTCGAATTGCTCTCGGATCTCGCGTACGTGTCCTTTGCTTGTCTCATTGAGCTTACCCCAGAACAGCCCCGCCATCCCCCCGAAGTTACGTCGCTTCCAAAGAGCGAGACACCTGAGGGCAATAGCTTCCGGGGTTTCTGCCTCTGCTTTGCCCGAGTCGGTGAGTGAGTGGAGGTAGTCTGCACTGATACGCCGGGGTGCCCACGACTCGATGGCTTCGCGTAGACGCTTCGTTGCCGCTAGCTGTGCAGCGAGTTCTCCCACTGTAGGAACTCGCGTTTCCTTTTCGAACTGTTCTTTCCTCGTCGGCTCAGACTTCTTCGAGTGTATCCAATCTCTGACGACAAAGAGAAAACACCAGCACTTGGCGGTGACGGTCGGATTGTCGTAGCCCAAGTCCATTCCGTGTAGGATCCCATTCCGGTAGGGGGTGAGACCGCACTGTGATGTATTTAGTCCGGCGATATAAGCATTGGTGCGGATGCGCGGCATCATACGCCGAAGCGTTCGATCTTCGCCCAGAACTGCGACCAGCGGTCGCCGCCGGAGAGGACGATGGAGCGCAGAGAGAGGACGGTGGCCGCGCCGTCGTGTTTCCACTTCATGCCGGCGCCGCACATGCGCTGTTTGACCAGTGTCTTGCACGCGGCTTCGATCACACCGGATCCGAGAGGCCAGTGGTGGAAGCGGCAATCGGTGTAGTTCATGCGCGAGAGGTTGTTGGCGAAGTATCCGATCGCGCGCTCGAGATCGGCGCGGCGGTCGCCCTTGACGGCGGGATCGGCGAGGGCGCGCCGCATCCGCGCAAGCAGCGTGCGCGCGCCTGCGGGTTCGAACTTCAGTTGGTGGCGGGCCTGCTCGAACCACTCCTGACGCTGCTGCGGCGAACGTCCCATCGCCTCGGACGCCGCTTGCAGGTAGGAGGCGGCGTGCCAGAAGTCGAGCACCTGCACTTGGACGTGGTCCGCCAGCCACGACCAGTTCTCCTTCGCGCCGTCGGCCACGCCGATCCAACGCACGTGCGCATAGCGTTGCTTGTAGACGGCGATCAGCCGCTGCATCTGCGCGAAGAACTCGTCCTTGCCGTACTGCGGCGGCGAGCCGACATAGACGCTTTGCAGGCGTTCGCCCGCGGCGTCGTAGAGGCTGACTGTGCCGACCATCGCGGTGCGCCACCCCTCCTGGCAATAGAGCATGCAGGTCCCGTCGATGCTCACGCAGATGAACGCGACACGCTCGCGCTCGACCCCGTCGGCGTAGGTCCAGTCCTGCTGTTTGCGCTGGGCGATCGAGGCCACCGCCGCCGATATGTCCTGCAGGTAGCAGCGCGAGACCGAGCGACGGTGGCTCTGCGCCAGATCCTTCTGCGCGAGCACGCTGTTGAGCGTGGCGTACTTCAATGCGCACATCTGCGCGAAACGCGGCGTCGTGCCCTCGATCACCCGCGCCGAGCGTTCGAGCGGGCAGTACGTCGTCCCGCCCCATCCGCTCTGATACACGTGCCGCCGCATCGTCGCCTCCCCGTACGGCGTCTGGTAGCTGCACGGCGTGAGTCCCTTGCTGGTGAGCTTCACCCCCTCCACCTCGATCGGCGAGCCGTCGGTGTCGTAACGCTCCAGGCAGCCCACCGTCAGCTCGCAACCCGCCTGATTGAGCGCATCCTGGATCGCCGTCTCGCACTCCAGCATCCCGGCATCCTCCGCGAACTCCACCTCGATGCTCACCTTCACGCGCCTGCCGTTCTTCTCCACTTTCACTTCCGTGCCCATGACCCATTACAACACGGATCGACTTCCTTGTACAATGAGATGTTTTCATGCATGCGGCACTCATGCATTAGTTTTGTACATCATGCGACGGTCAGACCCCCGGTAGGGCATCTCAATTGCCTCAGTTCGAGTCTTCTTCCGGCCCCGTTGGAAGATCTCCTTGATGCTGTGAATCGCTCCGTCGGCAGCCATGACGGAATCCCATACATCCAAAGAGAGATCGGATGCGTGGAATCCCTTGCCGAAAGCATCATTTGCGGCACCGTCAATTACCATGAGCAGGAGGGGGACTGCCGAGTAGTGCCTTCCCGCGGCATGCTCAGCCAACGCGAAATCGATGAATCTGCGACGAACTCGGAGTTCCTCGACATGGTTGAGGAAGGGCACCCTATCGGCCACTTGATCTGGTGCGTAGTATGCCACGAGAACCTGTTCTGCTTGTTCCTTACCTTGCCTAGTATATGTATCTACGGCCTGCTTCAAGACATCGAAGTTGAGTGAGTCGTGTGCAAGCCATCCATTGGCCGCGAAGATTTGGTTGAACCGTGCCGGGTACTGGGTGTAATCGCGAAGCTGATCCTGAAGTTGCTTCAGGCGAGGTTCCATGTCAGCAATCCTTTTGCTACCCAGGCCAATGCACCTAAGCAGCTTGTTGATACCCACAATTCCAGCGAAGCCAGTCATCTGGCTCCGGAGATGCTTCACGGTGGGTTGGTCTTCAACGCCATGGCCCATATACTTCTTGCTAGGACGATAATGCTGCCTGTGCCTGGTCAGGCGAACGATCACGCTGATCCACGCGGCGGAGGCGTAGGCAACCCACGTTGTTCCTCACGGTCAGGCTGCGCGCTAACCGCGTTGGATCGAGCGTCTGGTTCGCCGTCCTGATTGCGCTGTCCGGCAGTCGTCAAACGATCGAACTGATCTGGCGCCATGTGAGAAATCACATGAATCGCGCCCTTACCCTCAAACACCTTGAGCACACTTTTTCTGAGTGCATGCTGTTCTACCTCAACCTCGCCGTAGCCCTTGGGGTAGTATGAGGAATTCTTTATATGAGCTTTATCAAACTGGTATCCGAGGAAGCTTGCCATCTCGTGAAGCAAATCAACGAGAAGCTCTGCTCGCCGGTGAGGCCATGAATCAGGCGGGTAGCTGCTATCGCCGAGATGCGCGTGATACAGCTTCCATGACTCGACGATCTGCCTTTCTGGTCGGGACTTCGAGTCGAACTCGATGTCGATCAGATTCAGCGCCTCCACATGCGTCGGCGAGAGAGTCGAAGCACGGGTGCTCATCAGAGTGCGAAACACGTGGATTTGTCGGTTTCGCTTCTCCTTCTTAAGGCGGGATCGCTCCGTGACGAGCACGGCTAGAAAAGGCCCGGAGAAGACCGCTACAATCATCACCAGGTCTATGACTCTCACTGACCAATCCATGGCGGCGATGGTGTTCATATCTGCCAAACGCTGTTTAATCCCCGATGACGGGACTTTTCGTGCGAATCTCGAAGATGCCTGTGGTTTTCGTAGTGAACACGTGGACGGCGGGGTATGGGGTTGGCGATCGCGAACCGGAAAAGTGGGTCGACGTGACGCTCGGCAATCACGCTAGCGACATCGGGCGGATGGGGGCAAGCGGGGTTTCGCGCTTGGGTCGGCGTTCGACGGGAGAGGCAGCGGATGTCACTTGCGCAGAGGCGCAGAGACGCGCTCAACCCGCCACGCGGCGGGCGGCGGACTGGGCCTTCAGGCAGAGTTCGGCGGCTTTGAAGGCGTGGGCTTGGGTCATGGCCTTCTTGGTGCGGTTGAGGCAGTCGAGGATCAGTTCGCCGAAGAAGCGGAAGCCGACCTTGCCTGCGACTTCGACGTGACGTTCGCCGGCGTCGTCCACGAGGTAGAGGTGATCGCCGGTCGTCTCGCGGGCGACGTCGATGTATTTGCGCAGTTCGATGTAGCCCTTGGTGCCGAGGATGACGGTGCGGCCGTCGCCCCAGGTGCGCAGGCCCTTGGGCGTGAACCAGTCGACGCGCACGTAGTTGCTCGCGCCGTTGTCGCCGAGGAGCGAGGCCTCGCCGAAGTCCTCCAACCCGGGCGAGGTAGTTGAAGACGTCGGAGGTAGTTGAAGACGTCGGAGGTAGTTGAAGACGTCGGGTCTCGACTCTTGACAAAACGCCGTGCTCAGCCCGCCACGCGGCGGGCGGTGGACTGGGCCTTCAGGCAGAGTTCGGCGGCTTTGAAGGCGTGGGCTTGGGTCATGGCCTTCTCGGTGCGGTTGAGGCAGTCGAGGATCAGTTCGCCGAAGAAGCGGAAGCCGACTTTGCCTGCGACTTCGACGTGGCGTTCGCCGGCGTCGTCCACGAGGTAGAGGTGGTCGCCGGTCGTCTCGCGGGCGACCTCGATGTATTTGCGCAGTTCGATATAGCCCTTCGTGCCGAGGATGACGGTGCGGCCGTCGCCCCAGGTGCGCAGGCCCTTGGGCGTGAACCAGTCGACGCGCACGTAGTTGCTCGCGCCGTTGTCGCCGAGGAGCGAGGCCTCGCCGAAGTCTTCGAGCTCGGGCGTGTCGGGGTTGGCGAAGTTGCCCACGGCGGCCTGCGTGACGGTGGCGTCGGTCGCGCCGGAGTAGAACAGGAACTGCTCGAACTGGTGGCTGCCGATGTCGCAGAGGATGCCGCCGTATTTGGCCTTTTCGTAGAACCACGCGGGGCGTGCGGCTTTGTCGCCGATGCGGTGTGGGCCGAGGCCGAGCACCTGGACGACGCGGCCGATCGCGCCGCCGTGCACGAGGTCGCCGGCGTGCATGGCGCACTCCACGTGGAGGCGCTCGCTGAAGTAGACCATATACTTGCGACCGGTGCGCGCGGCGACGGCGCGGGCCTGCTCGAGTTGGCCGAAGGCGGTGAAGGGCGTCTTGTCGGTGAAGTAGTCCTTGCCGGCTTCCATCGTGCGGCAGCCGATGGGGCCACGGTCGCAGGGGACGGCGGCGGCGGCGACGAGACGGATGGCGGGGTCGTCGAGGATCTCGTCGTAGGAGCGCGCGACGGGGGTGCCGGGATGGGCGCGGAGAAACGCGGCGACCTTGGCGGGATCGGGGTCGTAGACGGCGCGGAGTTCGGCGCCGGCTTCGAGGAGGCCGTTGCACTGTCCGTAGATGTGGCCGTGCTCGAGGAAGGCGGCGGCGAAACCGAATTCGCCCGGGCGCACCACGGGCGAGGGTTTGCCCTGGGGGGCGTAGTTCATCCCGTCTGCGCGGTCGGTGGGCATCGGCTCAGCGTTGTTTCTTGAGGGTCTGTTTCTTGAGTTTCTTCAGCTCGGGCTCGAGCGCGGAGAGCGTGGCCTTCGGCATGTGTTCGGTGAAGAGGATGCCGTTGATGTGATCGACCTCGTGCTGAATGCAGCGGGCGAAGAGGCCGTCGCAGGTGAGTTCGTGAGCGACGCCGTGCACGTCTTGGAATTTGACCGTGATCGTCTCGGGTCGGACCACGTCGCCGCGGATGCCGGGAAACGAGAGACAGCCCTCCTCGGCGGTGGCGGTGGGCTTGGGCACGGCCGTGACCACGGGGTTGGCGAGCGCCATCGGCATGATCAGGTCGAGGGGAGGCGAGGCGCCGTCGTAGGTGTAGCGGAAGCGGCGCTCCGTGTCGCGCAGGTCGACGATGCAGAACATGAGATCGAGGCCGATCTGTTGCGCGGCGAGTCCGATGCCCTCGGCCTCGTACATGGTGTCGACCATGTCGTTGGCGAGCTCGAGGAGGGCCTTGTCGAACGCTTCCACCGGCCTGCCGCGTTTGTGCAGGATGGGATCTCCGTAGTGAACAATTGGCAGGACCATGGTGTCGGAGGCCGACCGTATCGTCCGCCGAAGAGCGTCCGCAAATGAATTTGTGGCGACGCCGGAGGTCGTTACCTTCCCTCGCACGCACATGATCGCCGAACCTTCCAACGCCAGCCGCGCGAGCGCCGCACCATGGGTGTTTCCCACGCTCGTGGGGTTGGCGGGCGTCGCGCTCGTGGTCTTCGGTTGGTTGATTCCGTTGCAGTTCAAGTCTCTGCCGGTGTCGATCCTCGCCGAAGCGGGACGCGGCAGTACCGGGCTCGACGACGTCGCGCGCGACCGACTCGACGCGGGGCGACCTGGACCGGCGCGCATCCTCGCGGACGCGGCCGTGGCGGTGAAGCTCCCCGAGGCGGAGAGGCTCGTCGAACGGGTAGGACGTTATCTCGAGACCAATCCCGACCTCGCGGTGTGGGGCGAGGCCAACCCGTACCTGACCAACGCCCTCACGACCACCGGCGTGGTCACCGCGCCGAGCGAACAGGTCGGCATCGTGCGGCAGATTCTTCCGACGCGCGCGCGGTCCGAGTTGCGGAGCTTTCTCGGGCGCTCGCGCAACGCCACCGTGCAATCGCTCCTCGCTACCTCGGAGCTGGAGACGTGGAAGCAGTTTCTCCCGGTCTTCAGTTCCGGCGGCGCGCCGCTCGAGGCCACGATCCTGTTGACCGCGCTGCTCGTGCAGAGCGACGAGTTCGGGAGTGGGGCGGCGCGAGAGCTGCGTGCGCTCGCGGAGAAGACCGTGCAGACCGGGCAGGCGGCGGAACTGGAGTTGTTCTTCCTCGACGTGCTCTCGCTGGGGCGGCGCTACGATTGGAGCCAACTGGCGGCGATCACGCGCGACGCGGGCTCGCTGGAGTCGATCGCCAAGATCCGGCACTTGCATCAAGTCGCGCCCGAAGAGATCCGCACCATCGTCGCTGCGGTGCTCGTCTCGCGTCGGCCGGATGCGGTCGCCGACTACGTGATGCGCTACGGTCCGCTCGGGAGCGAGGCGGTGGCTTACGCCATGCACCACGGCACGGGCAGTCTCGACCTGCTGTTGCGACAACAACTCCCGCCCGACGGCGAGATGGTGTTACCGCCGCCCACCGGCGAGTCTGCGTTGAGTCGCGTCGCGATCGACCCGCTCGTAAGGTTCGCCCTGAGCAACCACACAATGGCCGTGGCGGCCAAGTTCGGCGCCTACCTGGTGGGTGGTTTCCTGTTGTTTCTCGTGGCCGAGCGCCTCACGGCGCTGCACCGGCTCGAGTTGTCGGCGCGCTTCACCGTTCTCGCGCGAGCGGTGGGTGCCACCGTCGCGTGCTTGTTTCTCGTCGTCATCAACGAACCCTTTCTCGCTTTCGGCAGCAGTGCGTCCGGTTACGAGCTGCGCCTCGTCGTCCCAGTCCTAGGATCCGCTTCCCTCGATACCATGAACGAATCTTCCAACGCGCTTCCCATCGATGTCGCCACGATGGTGAGCATCTCGTTCTTCTTCATGCTTCAGGTCCTCGTCTACCTGATCTGTCTGTTCAAACTGAAGGAGATCGAACGCCACGACGTGCCCGAAGACGTGAAGCTCCGCATGGCGGAAAACGAGGACAACCTCTTCGACAGCGGTCTCTACGTGGGTATCGCCGGCACGTCCGCGGCGCTCGTGCTTCAGGTGCTCGGCGTCATTCAGGCCAACCTGCTCGCCGCCTATTCCTCCAACCTCTTCGGGATCATGTGCGTGGCTCTGATCAAGATCCGCCACGTGCGCCCCTTCAAGAATCGCCTCCTCCTGCGCATCGCTCGTGCGCGCGAGGCCGCGACCGCGCGCGTCGGATGAACAAGACTCTCCTCCTCATCCTCGTCGACTTTCTCCTGCTCAACCTCCTCGCGCTCACGCGCTGGGAGGAGCCGCCGGAGCGCGATCCCGCCACTTCGACCGCGAGCACACCCGCGCAGACCGTGCAGTCGGTCGTCGAAGAAGACCTCGTCGGTGCACTCCGCAGCACGCTGGAGGAGGAGCGTCTCGCTCGGGAAGCGCTCAACGAGCAACTCTCCTCCACGCAGCAGGAACTCTCCACGCGCGAGGAAACCATCGCCGAACGCGAGGCCCGCCTCGCCGCCCTCGCGGCCGACCTCGAGCGCAAGCAACGCGAGGCCGCGCAACTGAACGAACGCGTCGCCGACTCGCAGGCGGCGATCTCGCAATTGAGTGATCGCCTCGCGGCCGCCGCGCAGGATGCGGCCACCTCGCGCAGCCAGTCCGAACAACTCGCGCGCGAACTCGCCGAACGCCAGCGCGCCGCCGCGGAACTCGCCGAGCAAGTGCAGTCGCTCGAGCGCACGCGCCAAGAGGCACAAGAGCGTATCCAATCTCTCAACACACAGGTGCAGGTCGCGGAGACCGAGCGCACGTTTCTGCGCGAGAGCGTCGACACGCTCCGCACGCAGGTCGGAGCCGAGCGCGAGGAGAAGCTCAAGCTCCAGGAACAGACCGGACGCCTCGCCGAGGGGGTCACACAGCTCGCCGAATCCTCGGCGACGCTCCGGCAGGAAATCCGGTCCAACACGCCCATCAACGCCAACGCGCTCTTCGACGAGTTCCGCCGCAACCGCGTCGCCGTCTCCATGCTCGCCGATCGCGACGTCCTTCTCGGCTCCGGTGCGCGGAAAGTGGATACGCAGACGATCCTCGTGACCGACGGGGCCAACGTCGTGGCTCTCTTTCACGTCAACGACACCGTCGCGTCGCTGCGCGAGAACGCGCCGGATTGGCGCTCCATTCAAGGCACGATCGCCGGCACGGCGGGCGAACCGGTGGGCATCGGCTCGATGTTTTTCCTGCGCCTCGACCCACGCCTCATGGTCGTGCCGGTCGATGCGGCGCGGGCCGAGACGCTCGGCGTGCGGCTCTACCCGACGGCGCTCGAGCCGTTCAAGTTCTCCGAGGCCGTCCTCATCAGCGGCGGTGGCGACAAGTTCGGCGAGGTCGAGTTCAAGATCGATCCGCAGACGCCCGGCTACGTGCGCATGCAGTCGCGCGTGCTCTCGCGTCTCTTCGGCGAGTTCGCTCCTTCCGCTGGAGATCTCGTCTTCAGCAAGACGGGCGAGCTGCTCGGTGTCATGGTCAACAACACCTACTGCCGCCTCGTCGACAGTTTCCTGCCGGGCGCGGAGCTGCCCTTCGGAGATCAGATAGCCGACCGACGTACCGGCACGATCTTCGAGTCCCAGCGCCGCCGCGTCCTGCAGATGCCGTTCCGACTGCAGTGAGTCGAAGTCAGCGGACGAGACGCAGTGTGGTCCGGTACTCGGGAACGACCTCGAAAGGATCGATCTTCAGCACCGACTTCTGTTCCGGTGCGAACTCCGGGAGCGCTGCGGACGGGACGTCCTGCAACCAGCTCCCGTCTCGGACCGCGGCGTGGAAGAGGAGCATCATGTCGTGCTTGCGCAGCCGGTCAGCGAAACCGCGCAGGCTCAGCTCCCACGGGCTCCCCTGCCAGAAGTGGTCGGCCACGAGTGCGCCGTCGATGAACGCCGCGACGCGGTCGCCGACGTAGGGCGCGCGCACCCACACGTCGCTCGCGTCGCCGATTCCGTCGCGCATCGAGACCGCGATGCGCCGTGGGCCGACGCGGTGGACGTCGACCTTCGGACGCGCTTCCGGGAACCTCACGCGCCACGCCGGGAATCCGTGTCTGTCGTGTTCGATGCGCTCGATCTCGCCTGCGTCGGATCGCAGATCGAATCCGGAATCCGGATACACGCCGACGAGCAATTCGCGTGCGCCGATCGAGCGCAGTTCGATGCCGCCGGGGGACGCGGCCGGAAACAAGTCGGCCGACGAGAAGTAGAGGCGTCCGTCGTCGCCGCGCACGGCTTGCAGGGCGAGGGTGTAAGGCAGGACGAGGAAACGATCGTCGCCGCGGGAGAAACGAAAGACGCGTCCGGCGGGACCGCGCACGAGCGTGTCGTCGCCGTGACGCGTCGCTACGCTGTCGGCTTCGAGCGCGTCGAACGCGACGTCGCCCGCGAAGAGCAACTCCGGCGGAAGACCGTCGTGCGAGACGAAGACGTGATGCTCGAGCCCGTCGAGGCGGAGCACGGTGAGCGGCTGCACGGTGGCGCTGCGCAGACGAAGTGCGCCGACTTCGAGTTCCAGCGGGAGGATCGCGCTGGTGCCGGGCTCCAGGTCGAGCGTGCCCGAGACGGGCAGCGCGAGCGTACGACCGCCGAGCGTGAACTCGAATCGGAGGTGCGCGAGGCGACGTAGTTCGGCGTGGTCTTGGAAGTTGTGTGCGAACACGAACGCGCCGCGACCGTCGGTGCGGGCGGCGAAGCGTGGTGTATTCACGTCTTCAGGACGCAATTCCCCGGCATCGGCCGGCAGCACCGGGACCATGGGCGCGAGCCGATCGCCGAACTCCCGGAGAAAGTGGTGCAGGATCCGAAGGCTGCGGTGGTGGAGGCGTTGCTGCCCGAACTCGCCGATGGGTGCCTGATAGTCGTAGTTGATTCGCGCGAGCCCGCCTGCCTGTTCGTTGAAGAACATCCCGTCGAAGACCGGGTTCGAGCCGCCGTGGTACATGTAGTAACCGATACCGTTGGAGCCGCTGCCGAGCGTGCGGACGATGAGCGGCGCGAGGCTCTCCGGGGGCACGACGGGGCGGCGTGTATACGTGATCTGGATACCGCCGCCGAGCTCGGCGGCGATCGAGGGGTAGTCGTCCGTGGCGTAGCTCGCGGGCGGGTAGTCGGGGTGGAGACGTATGTCCTTGTAGAGGTAGAAAGGCGACGGTTTGCGGGCGGCCCAGAACGGGTAGGGGTATGCGGCGCTCACTGGGATGCTACCGCCCTCGACGATCGAGGCGTTGCCCCAGCCGGTCGCAGTGTAGAGGGGGGCTTCGAGGCCGTTGCGGCGGGCGATGGACTTCAGTTTCGCCATGTGGTCGCGGCCCTCCACCACGAAGGGGTTGGCGGGACCGCCGGGCGTGATCTGCACGTGCGTCACACCGGTGTCGCGGTCGGCCACGGTGAACTCGCGCGGCGAGCCTGGGTAGCCGAACTCCCACGGGGCGGCGGAGTGTTGGTATTCGTTTTCCAACTGCACGCCGACGATGGGGCCACCGTCCTTGAAGAAGAGCCCCTCGAGTCGGCGTCCGATCTCGCCGTAGAGTCGGTCGACGAGTGCGAGGTATCCGGGGTCGTCCGAGCGCACTTCGAAGGGTTTGCCGTAGAGCCAGTCCGGGAGGCCGCCGTTGCGTACCTCGCCGTGACAGAACGGCCCGACGCGCACGATGACGCGGAAGCCGTGCCGTCGGCACGTCTCGACGAAACGCCGGAGGTCGAGGCCGTCCGACCAGTCGAAGACGCCCTCGGTGCGTTCGTGCATGTTCCAGAAGACGTAGGTGGCGATCGTGTCGATGCCGCCGGCCGCGATCTTGCGCACGGCCTCGTCCCACTGCTCGGGGCGGACGCGAGAATAGTGGATC from Opitutales bacterium ASA1 encodes the following:
- a CDS encoding Gfo/Idh/MocA family oxidoreductase, whose translation is MPTDRADGMNYAPQGKPSPVVRPGEFGFAAAFLEHGHIYGQCNGLLEAGAELRAVYDPDPAKVAAFLRAHPGTPVARSYDEILDDPAIRLVAAAAVPCDRGPIGCRTMEAGKDYFTDKTPFTAFGQLEQARAVAARTGRKYMVYFSERLHVECAMHAGDLVHGGAIGRVVQVLGLGPHRIGDKAARPAWFYEKAKYGGILCDIGSHQFEQFLFYSGATDATVTQAAVGNFANPDTPELEDFGEASLLGDNGASNYVRVDWFTPKGLRTWGDGRTVILGTKGYIELRKYIEVARETTGDHLYLVDDAGERHVEVAGKVGFRFFGELILDCLNRTEKAMTQAHAFKAAELCLKAQSTARRVAG
- the def gene encoding peptide deformylase; its protein translation is MVLPIVHYGDPILHKRGRPVEAFDKALLELANDMVDTMYEAEGIGLAAQQIGLDLMFCIVDLRDTERRFRYTYDGASPPLDLIMPMALANPVVTAVPKPTATAEEGCLSFPGIRGDVVRPETITVKFQDVHGVAHELTCDGLFARCIQHEVDHINGILFTEHMPKATLSALEPELKKLKKQTLKKQR
- a CDS encoding beta-galactosidase, with protein sequence MKPRLPSLVHPAFMATILSAGAVSLAAQDVRTLALDLDLAPPAVRRGHLDLGGAAPDGTRIDATNRWLEQDGQPFVPVVGEIHYSRVRPEQWDEAVRKIAAGGIDTIATYVFWNMHERTEGVFDWSDGLDLRRFVETCRRHGFRVIVRVGPFCHGEVRNGGLPDWLYGKPFEVRSDDPGYLALVDRLYGEIGRRLEGLFFKDGGPIVGVQLENEYQHSAAPWEFGYPGSPREFTVADRDTGVTHVQITPGGPANPFVVEGRDHMAKLKSIARRNGLEAPLYTATGWGNASIVEGGSIPVSAAYPYPFWAARKPSPFYLYKDIRLHPDYPPASYATDDYPSIAAELGGGIQITYTRRPVVPPESLAPLIVRTLGSGSNGIGYYMYHGGSNPVFDGMFFNEQAGGLARINYDYQAPIGEFGQQRLHHRSLRILHHFLREFGDRLAPMVPVLPADAGELRPEDVNTPRFAARTDGRGAFVFAHNFQDHAELRRLAHLRFEFTLGGRTLALPVSGTLDLEPGTSAILPLELEVGALRLRSATVQPLTVLRLDGLEHHVFVSHDGLPPELLFAGDVAFDALEADSVATRHGDDTLVRGPAGRVFRFSRGDDRFLVLPYTLALQAVRGDDGRLYFSSADLFPAASPGGIELRSIGARELLVGVYPDSGFDLRSDAGEIERIEHDRHGFPAWRVRFPEARPKVDVHRVGPRRIAVSMRDGIGDASDVWVRAPYVGDRVAAFIDGALVADHFWQGSPWELSLRGFADRLRKHDMMLLFHAAVRDGSWLQDVPSAALPEFAPEQKSVLKIDPFEVVPEYRTTLRLVR